Below is a window of Streptomyces qaidamensis DNA.
ACCGGGCGGTGTACGAGGCTGTCGAGGCGTCCGTGCGGTACTGCTCCGCAGGAGGCAGGGGCGGGCCGGAGTACACCGGTGGCAGCGGCTGTGCGGGTGACAGCCGGTGCGTGGGGTCGTAGGGGGAGACGGGCGGCTGCTGGTGCGGTGCCGCCGCCTGCTGCCCGGGGGCAGGGGAGGAGGTCACGGTGGCCTGCGGAGGCGGCAGATGGAAGCTGCCGGTGTCCGACATGGAAGGCGGCTGGGCGGAGCCGCCTGACGGGTCGGCGGCACGACGCGGATCGCTGCTTGTCTCCCGTGCGTGGCGCCGGTAGGCCTCGGCGGACCCCGCGCCGGACACCGACAGCGCACCCTCGTCCTCTCCCTGCCGTGACCCCTCCTCGCCTCTCCCCGCGGAGTCGGACCGCTCCTCTCCCAGGCCCAGCCCCTTCGCCCGCTCCAGTGGCCCTTCGGCGGCAAACCCCCTTGGCAGCGGGCCGAGTTGGTCGAAAATCTCGATCAGTTCGTCGTCCGGCCCCGGCTCCGGCAGGAGCTCCGCAGCGGCCGCCAGCGCCTTGCGCGCCCCCGTGGCCGTACGGAACCGCGCCTCCGGATCCGGCTGCAGCAGCGTGGCCACCACCTGCCACAGCGGCTCCGGAATGCCCTGGGGCGCACCAGGCGTCCCCTGCTCGGCGAAGTACTGGATGAGCGCCTTGCTGTCCGGCTTGGCGCCCTCCAGCAAGTACAGCGCGACCAGCCCCACGGCGAACAGATCGGCGGTGAAGTCCGGTTCGGCGCCCATCATCTGCTCGGGCGCGAGATAACCGGGCGTCCCCACCACGAGGTTGGTCTCCGTCAGGCGGGGCTCGCCCAGCCGCATCGCGATGCCGAAGTCGGACAGTCGCAGCCGCGGCCGGCCCGTGCCGGTGGCCTCCAGCAGCACGTTGGCGGGTTTCACGTCACGGTGCACCACACCCTCCGCGTGCACCGCGGCCAGACCCGCCAGCAGCTGGTCCAGCAGAGTGCACACGAAAGCCGGCGGCAGGGGACCGTAGTCCCCGACGAGGTGGACGAGTGATCCGCCCGCGACCAGGTCCATGGTGAACAGGACCTTGTCGTCGTCTGCGGCCCAGCTGGTGGGGGCGAGCACATGAGGATGGTCGATCCGCAGCGCCTGCTCCCTCACGAAGCGCAGCAGCGAGTGCGCGTCGCTCTGGAGCAGAACCTTGGCCGCCACGTAGCGACGCCGGCGATGGTCCCAGGCGCGCCACACGGCGCCGACCCCTCCGCGCCCGATCGGGTCGACCAGTTCGTACCGGCCGGCGAAGACCTCACCCATGGCTGTACGTCGCTCCTCCCCCTGCGGCTTCCCCCCTTGCTTCCCCCCGGCGAGCGCTACGACTCCCCGACGGACGAAACAGCTCCCCCGAGCCCCCCACGCCCCCCGACCCCCCGATGAGCGATACATCCCCCTCGCGTCGAACGGTCCCCCGTACGGAACACGCCCCCACGTGCCCGTCCGTACCGTGACGCATCCCCCGTCACCTCACCCGCCGCCCGCTGCCGAACCCCCTTCGGCGACCGGCGGCGGGATCAGTTCTGGTGGGACTGGTAGTGCGAGACCGCGTCCGAGGTGCGGCCGGCGCCGTAGACCCGGAGGAACTCTGCCAGCTCCGGGTGGGTCGGGGCGAGAGTGTCGGCGGCATCGATGATGTCGCCCGCCGCCGCCACCGACCGCAGCAGCGACTGGATCTCGCGCACAACACGCTTGACCGTGGGCGCCCCCGAACTGCTCGTCGTCTGCGTGGTGTTGCTGAGCACCGACCCCCCTTGTGACTTCTTGATCTCCTCCATGCGCTCGGTGGCCTCGGCCGCGCTCACACTGCCGTCCGCGACCTGCCCCGCCAGGTCCTGCAGCAACTGCACCCGCTGCACCACAGCCGGGTTGCCGATCTTCGCCCGCTGACCGCTCATCAGCTGCGACAGCATCGGCGCGGACAGTCCCAGAACCCCCGCGAGACGAGCCTGGTTGAGACCAAGATCGTCGATAAGCCTACGGAAGAGCGCCCCCAGCGGCTCCCCGTACCAGTTCCGCTGCAGTTCCCGCGCTCTTGCGGTCGCTTCCTGCTGTGCGGCGTCCATTGCGTCTCCCCATCGCTTCCCCATGTACGGCGGTTCGCGGTAGCGAACCACGCCGAGCATCTTACGGAGAGTGGTCGTCGACGGGGACCCCCAATCTTTTTGCGGAACCACGGGGGGGACCCGGTACTCTGGTCTCCGACGCCCGCCGGGACGCGATCTTTCCGGTCGGACGTCCCCCCACGGGGCCTTAGCTCAGTTGGTAGAGCGCTGTCTTTGCATGGCAGATGTCAGGGGTTCGACTCCCCTAGGCTCCACACCGAAAATGCCCTCCGAACTGCGAAAACGCAGTCTCGGAGGGCATTCTTGCGCCCCCGGGCGCATACCGGCGGCGAGTGTTTCACGTGAAACAGCACGGCGGGGCGGGAGACACTCAAGTCTCCCGCCCCGCCGTGCTGTTGAATCCGGTGCGCCCTCAGGAACGATCGTCGCGCCGAGCGGCCTCGTCCTCAGCCTGCTTGGCCTCGACCTCCGGGTCCAGGACCGACGGACCCGTGCCGTCCACGGACGACAGGCGCCCCGACTCGGGGACCTCCGTCGCGGCCGGCGGCTCCACCAGCCAGTCCGGGTTGGCCTGCTTGTCCCACCACTTCCACGCGGCGAAAGCCCCGCCCGCAAGAGCGCCCAGAAGCAGCAGCGACTTCACGGCCTTACCGGCCTTGGCGCGCCGCTCATGCTTACGGACCAGCTTCTGGATCTCCTTGGACGAGACCTGACCGCGCAGCGCGGCCATGGCGGCCACACTGCGGGCCGTTGCCTCGGTCGTGACAGGCACGGCCGCGGCCACCGCCTGCTCGATCCTCGGCCTGGAGTACTCCGCCGCCTGACGGGCAGCCTTACGCGTGCGCTCGGCGGCTTCCTGGGCGGCCTGGTCGACCTTCGGCGGCACATGCGTGCGGGCCTGCTCCAGATACGGCTGCACATGAGCGCCGTACTGGACACGCGCCTGCCCTGCGGCCTGCGTCACCTTGGGCGCTAGCCGTACGCGTGCCTCGTGTGCGTAGTGCGCGGCCCTGTCCTTGGCCGTGTCGGCGTAGGGCGCCACCACTTCCGCGGCGTGCAGCACGCTGTCCTTCGCCGAACCAGTCGCGGCGCGCACGCTGTCGATGCGGGTCACGGGTTCCTCCTCCTCGGTGGCGTACGGTATTTCGACTTTCCACCCTTTTACGGATCATGCCTCCCGGCGCACGACCAGGCATGCGCGGAAGGGCATCCGGGTCACGAGAGTCGGCATCCAACAGCCGATCACGTGCGATAGCGGATGAATAAGGGGCAACAGGAGCTTGTCGTCGACAATGCCACGGATCGCCGCCGAGCGCCCCCGCCCCGGGCCTACTCGACTGGATTTCCGCGACACCGCCGAGGGTTTCCCCCAGCCGCACCGAGGTCGGACGACGCGAAGGCCCGTCCGTGCGAGGATCAGGGAGTCACGGAAAGACAACGGAAGGCAGATCGTGGCTGAGCAGCTCTACGCCACCCTGAAGACCAATCACGGCGACATCGAAGTCCGGCTTCTGCCGAACCACGCGCCCAAGACGGTCAAGAACTTCGTCGAGCTCGCCCAGGGCGAGCGGGAGTGGACCCACCCCGAGACGGGCCAGAAGTCCACGGACAAGCTCTACGACGGCACGGTCTTCCACCGGGTGATCAGTGGCTTCATGATCCAGGGCGGTGACCCGCTGGGCAACGGCACCGGCGGTCCCGGCTACCAGTTCGAGGACGAGTTCCACCCGGATCTGCGCTTCGACAAGCCCTACCTGCTGGCGATGGCCAACGCCGGCCCGGGCACCAACGGCTCGCAGTTCTTCATCACCGTCTCCCCGACGGCATGGCTGAACCGCAAGCACACCATCTTCGGCGAGGTCACCGACGCGGCCAGCCAGAAGGTCATCGACACCATCGCCACCACCCAGACCAACCCGCGCACCGACCGCCCGCTGAACGACGTGGTCATCGAGTCGGTCGTCATCGAGACCCGCTGAGCGCGAAGGCTCCCGCAGGGAACCAATCGCCCCGCCCATCCGTAAGGATGAGCGGGGCGGGCTTTTCTCACACGACCTAGGGGAGACCATGGACGACCAGGCTGCGGGCAGCCCGCAGGACGCCCACAGCGTCCCCATGTGCTACCGCCACCCGGACCGCGAGACAGGCATCCGCTGCACGCGCTGCGAGCGCCCCATCTGCCCGGAATGCATGGTCAACGCCTCCGTCGGCTTCCAATGCCCCGAGTGCGTCCGAACCGGCTCCGGCACAGGCCACTCGCCCACGGCCGCCATGCCCCGGACGATCGCCGGCGGCTCCATCGCCGCCGACCCCCGGCTGCTGACCAAGATCCTCATCGGGATCAACCTGGCCGTCTTCATCGCCGTCCAGGTCCACGAGTCGCTGCTCAACGACATCGTCCTCCTCGGCGCCTGGCCACCCGCGCCCTTCACGCCCACACAAGGCGTGGCGGGAGGCGAGTGGTACCGCATGGTGACCTCGATGTTCACCCACCAGGAGATCTGGCACATCGCGTTCAACATGCTCAGCCTGTGGTGGCTCGGAGGCCCGCTCGAAGCGGCACTGGGCCGCGCCCGCTACCTCGCGCTCTACTTCATCTCCGGACTCGCGGGCAGCGCGCTGGCCTACCTGCTGGCCTCCCCCAACACGGCGACCCTCGGTGCCTCCGGCGCGATCTTCGGCCTCTTCGGCGCGACGGCCGTCCTGATGCGCCGGCTCAACTACGACATGCGGCCGATCATCGCGCTGCTGGCGATCAACCTGATCTTCACCTTCAGCCCGGGCTTCAACATCTCCTGGCAGGCCCACATCGGCGGCCTGGTCGCCGGAGTCGTCGTCGGGTACGCCATGGTCCACGCCCCCCGCGAACGCCGGGCACTGGTCCAGTACGGCACCTGCGCCCTGGTCCTGGGAGCGGTCGTGCTGCTGACCGTACTGAGGACGGCGCAGCTCACCTGAGCAGGCGTTATCCACAGCGGGTGTCGGATCTTGTGCATACGGTGCGGGAACACATGTGCCCCCCGTCACTGACCCGCGTTTCTGCAGGCCAGGCGGGGGGGCGAACAAGTTTTCGAGTGCCGGTACTTCCGTCATACCGGCGTCAACGCCCAGCGGGTTATCCACAGATCGTCTTCATTATCCCCATGTGGATAACTGCTGTGGATAACTCAGCGAACACCCCTGGGCAGAGCTGCGTTCACCGTGCGATGACCGCTACTTCCACTGGGTCGAGACACCGAATCCGGCGGCGATGAAGCCGAAGCCCACCACGATGTTCCAGTTGCCCAGCGAGTCGATGGGCAGTGAGCCGTCGGTGACGTAGAAGACGACGATCCAGGCCAGGCCGATGAGGAACATGGCCAGCATGACCGGCGCGACCCAGGCACGGTTGCTCAGCTTGATGGCGGTCGTCTGCTTGGCAGGCGGCGGCGTGTAGTCGGCCTTCTTGCGGATACGTGACTTCGGCACGAGGGTCTCTCCTGTCGATGCGCTGCGTGGCCGCGCAGGTAACTGGGTCGGTCTCGGGGCAGCGTAAGGGGACTCCGATTGCTCCCCCGGGCGTCCGTTAGCGTAGTGCTTCCGCCGCGCCGAAGGAGATAAGGGTACGTTGAGCAATTCTGCCGACTCCCCCGGGACGGGATCCACCCCTGAGCGCGCGCGGCGTTTCCGGCCTGTGCGCGTCCTCACGGCGGCCGTGTTCGCTCTCGCGGGTCTCATCTTCTTCACCAGCTTCAACACCGCCAAGGGCACCAACATTCGCACGGACGCCTCCTTGCTGAAGCTGTCCGACCTCATCCACGAGCGCAGCCAGGAGAACGGCGCGCTGGACGAGACCAACGGGGCCCTGCGCAAGGACATAGAGGCCCTCGCCGAGCGGGACGACGGCAGTACCAAGGCGGAGGACGACAAGCTCTCGGCGCTGGAGAAGCGCGCGGGCACGCAGAAGCTCAAGGGTGATTCGCTCACGGTCACGCTCAATGACGCCCCGCCGGACGCCACGGCCAAGTTGCCCGGCTATCCGGAGCCGCAGCCCGACTACCTGGTCATCCACCAGCAGGACCTCCAGGCCGTGGTGAACGCGCTGTGGCAGGGCGGGGCCAAGGGCATCAAGGTGATGGACCAGCGGCTGATCTCCACCAGCGCGGTGCGCTGCGTGGGGAACACCCTGATCCTGCAGGGGCGTGTCTACTCGCCGCCGTACAAGATCACGGCGGTCGGGGACCCGGGCAAGCTGCAGAAGGCGCTCGCGGCCTCGCCGGCGATCCAGAACTACATGGTCTACGTCAATGTCTACGGGCTCGGATGGAAAGTCGAGGAGAACGGCCCGGTGACTCTGCCGGGCTACTCGGGCACAGTGGATCTGCGTTACGCGAAGCCTGTGGAGCAGTAGCCGGACCGGGGGAGCTGCCGGTGCGCGTGATCGTCAGGACCGTCAGCGAACTGTGCATCACCGTCGGCAGCCTGATCGTGCTGTTCGTCGTCTACGTGCTCTTCTGGACCGGCGTGAAGGCCGACGGCGTCATGGACGACCAGATCGACCTGCTCCGTAAGGAGTGGTCGAAGCCCCGTCCGCCGGCCGGCGGACCCGCGAGTCCTGGGAAGCCCGCGCCCTACGCCAAGGGCAGGCCTTTCGCGATCATGTACGTCCCGCGGCTTGGTTTCACGTGGAACAAGCCCGTGCTCGAAGGCACCGCCACCGGCACGCTGAAGAAGGGCCTCGGCCACTACGCGGAGACCGCCCAGCTCGGGCAGAGGGGCAATTTCGCGGTCGCCGGTCACCGCCGTACCCACGGCGACCCCTTCAAGGACTTTCCCGAGCTCAGACGGGGTGACGCCGTGGTGCTGACCGACGGTACGACCTGGTTCACGTATCGGATCGACAAAGGCCCGTACAAAACAGTGCCCTCGGACATCGAGGTGATCGACCCTGTCCCACGTACATCCGGGTACACGCGTTCGGGCCGGTATCTGACGCTGACCACGTGCGAACCGGAGTGGGGGCACAGTCATCGGCTGATCGTCTGGGCGCACCTGGACTCGACCCAGCCTGTGGAGGCCGGGAAACCGGAGGCGCTGCGCCGTTAGTCTGGTGGCTGTACGGCGTGGGTCTGGTGCCGTGGTACGACGGAAGGGACGGCATGTACGGCTGGATCTGGCGGCATCTGCCGGGGAACACGTGGGCGAAGGCAGTGATCTCACTCGTCCTGGTCGTGGCCGTGGTCTACGTCCTCTTCCAGTACGTCTTCCCGTGGGCGGAGCCGCTGCTGCCCTTCAACGATGTGACGGTGGACAACCAGTGAGTGCGCGCATTCTCGTCGTCGACAACTACGACAGCTTCGTCTTCAACCTGGTCCAGTACCTGTATCAGCTGGGCGCCGAGTGTGAGGTCCTGCGCAACGACGAGGTGTCGACGGCGCATGCCCAGGACGGTTTCGACGGGGTTCTGCTCTCTCCGGGACCCGGCACGCCGGAGCAGGCGGGTGTCTGCGTGGACATGGTCCGGCACTGCGCCGACACGGGTGTTCCGGTCTTCGGTGTCTGCCTGGGCATGCAGTCGATGCAGGTGGCGTACGGCGGTGTGGTGGATCGTGCGCCGGAGCTGCTGCACGGCAAGACCTCGCTGGTCGAGCACGGTGGCGGCGGCGTCTTCGCCGGCCTGCCCTCCCCCTTCACGGCGACGCGCTACCACTCGCTGGCCGCCGAGCCGGCCACGGTTCCGGCGGTGCTGGAGGTCACGGCCCGTACGCACGACGGCATCGTGATGGGCTTGAGGCACCGCGAACTGCCGGTCGAGGGTGTGCAGTTCCACCCTGAGTCGGTGCTGACCGAGCACGGGCACCGGATGCTGGCCAACTGGCTGGTGGAGTGCGGGGACCAGGGTGCGGTGACGAGGTCGGCCGGGCTCGCCCCGGTGGTGGGCAGGGCCTCGGCGTGACTGCGCTGCGCCCCGAGCGCGAGTCCGACACCTCGTACGGGCAGCAGTCGTACGGGGTGTCGGGTGCGTTCGAGGACTGGTCGGGCGCAGGGGGGTACGGTGCGTCCCCGCAGGGGGAGCCGTACCCGCCGGGGCCGGGTCCAGGACCGGGGCCGGGGCCGGGGCCGCAGCCGCAGTCCGGTCCGCGGCATCCGGGGCAGTACGCGTCCTACGAGCCCGTCCCGGAGGAGCCGTATCTGCCGCCCGTCGACGAAGAGACGGTGGCGTTGCGGATACCGGAGCCACCGACGGAGTCGGGGGACTCCGTGGCGGGCTCTGCGGCGTCTTCGGGCTCGCGGCGGGACGGATCCGCCCAGGGCGGCCGTGCGGCCCGCAGGAAGGCCGCCAAAGGCCGTCATGGGCGCCATGGCGGTGCGCCGGACCCCTCTTCGGCTGCCCAGGCCGACGACGGGGGCCGTTCGCGGGCGCCGTTGTCGCGGGTCGAGGCGCGGCGGCAGGCGCGGGCGCGCAAGCCCGGTCCGGCGGTCGTCGCGAGCCGGGCGATAGGCGAGGTGTTCATCACCACCGGCGTGCTCATGCTGTTGTTCGTCACTTACCAGTTGTGGTGGACGAACGTGCGGGCGCATGCCCAGGCCGGCAAGGAGGCCAGCAGCCTGCAGAACGACTGGGCGAGCGGCAAGCGCAACCCGGGGGCGTTCGAGCCGGGGCAGGGCTTCGCCATCCTGCACATCCCGAAGCTGGACGTGGTGGTCCCGATCGCCGAGGGCACCAACAGCAAGGGCGTGCTCGACCGCGGCATGGTCGGCCACTACGCGGAGGGTGCGCTGAAGACGGCGATGCCAGGCGACAAGACCGGGAACTTCGGGCTGGCGGGCCACCGCAACACCCATGGAGAACCGTTCCGGTACATCAACAAGCTCGCTCCGGGCGATCCGATCGTCGTGGAGACGCAGGACGAGTACTTCGTCTACAAGATGGCGTCGATCCTGCCGGTTACGCCGCCGAGCAACACGAGCGTCCTGAATCCGGTGCCCACGGGGTCCGGTTTCACCAAGCCCGGCCGTTACATCACGCTGACCACGTGCACGCCGGAGTTCACCAGCAAGTACCGGATGATCGTCTGGGGCAAGATGGTCGAGGAACGGCCGCGCAGCAAGGGCAAGCCGGATGCGCTCGTCAGTTAAGGGCAGATGACCAGTGGCAGCGACCACCGACACGGATCACGAGAAGCACACCGGCGCGGCGTCGCGGCCGCCTGCGGCACGTCGCAGGCCCGGCCCGTTCGCGATGGCGGTCAGCTTCTTCGGGGAACTCCTCATCACCGCGGGCCTGGTCCTCGGGCTGTTCGTCGTCTACTCGTTGTGGTGGACGAACGTGGTCGCCGACCGTGCGGCGGGCAAGCAGGCGGACAAGGTCCGTGAGGACTGGGCTCATGGCCGGGGTGGGCCGGGTGCGCTGGACACCAGGAACGGCATCGGCTTCCTGCACGTGCCGGCGATGAGGAACGGCGAGGTCCTGGTCGAGAAGGGTACGTCGAACAAGATCCTCAACGATGGTGTCGCCGGCTACTACACCGACCCCGTCAAGGCGACCCTGCCGATGTCGGGCAAGGACGGCAACTTCTCCCTCGCCGCCCACCGGGACGGCCACGGCGCCGCGTTCCACAACATCGACAAGATCGAGAAGGGCGATCCGATCGTCTTCGAGACGAAGGACAAGTGGTACGTCTACAAGACCTACGCCATCCTTCCCGAGACCTCGAAGTACAACGTCAAGGTCCTCTCGCCGGTGCCGATGGAATCCGGCAGGAAGAAGCCCGGCCGCTACATCACGCTGACGACCTGCACGCCGCTGTACACGAGCACGTACCGGTACATCGTGTGGGGTGAGCTGGAGCGGGTGGAGAAGGTGGACGCGGACCGGACACCGCCGAAGGAACTGGGCTGACTGCGCTCCTTGGGGGAGGCCGCCCGCTAGCATGACGGAGGCCCGAAGCCGCAACTTTCTCTTGCGGCTTCGGGCCTTTGTCACGGTAGGGCCGTCATTCCAGGACGGTCAGGGCCGCCCCGGCGCTCCATTCCTCCAGAAGCCCGCGATGTACGGCGGTGATGCCGCTCTCGGCTGCGATGTTGAGGGCGTCGCGGGTGTAGGGGCAGGTCGCCACGAACAGGGCCACCTCGGAGTCGTGCAGGACCTTGGCTGCCCCGAGGAACTTCTGGATCTCGGGGCTGGTGATGGAGAGGTGGGGTGCGAACCTCTTGCACTGGACGACGATGCGCCGTCCGTCGGCTGTGAGCGCGGTGATGTCGATGCCCCGGTCCCTTCCGCCGCCTTGCACGACGACGTTGGTGCAGCCGTCGCGGCGCAGCAGCTCGGCGACGTGTTCTTCGAACTCGCGTCCGTTCATGGCGTCCATGGCGGCCATGACTCCGGCGAGGGGGCGGCCCTCCCGGGGGGCTTCCAGCCGCTGCAGCCGGGTGTGGTGCTGCTGGAGCCGCTTCTCGATGCGCTGGACGCCTGCCCGGAGGGCGGTGAGCTCCCGCCGGTGCTCGCCCGAGGTTTCGATCAGGGCGTTGAACAGGGGGACGACGGTCCTCCCCAGGATGTGGGTGATGCGCTGGTCGATGCGGGCGTCCAGGGAGGCGGCGTCGGCCGGGACGAAGTTTTCCACAGGCTGTGTGCGCGCCAGGTACTCCATGTCGAGGAGGTACACACGCACCTGACGTGCGACGTCGCTGTCCCGGAGCAGCATGGCGATGTTGAGGACGGCGCGCCGGGGGAAGAGTGCGAGGGATCGGGTGCGTGACTGGATTCCACTGAGTTGCTTGAAGTCACTCAGTTCCGTCCCGGTCAGAACTCGGTATCCGCTCGCTTCGAGTTCCGCACGGTGGTCGTGCACAAGGGCACGGATGACTTCCACCGTCACTGAGAAGTAGGACGCCACCATCGCGGTCGTCACGTGCATCCCGTCAGGCAGCAGCGACAGTGCCTTGACCCGGTCGAGCACGTCTGTGCGGTCGAGCACGCTGCCGCGCAGGGTCTGTGATTCCAGCAAGGCCGTTTCGTTGATCACGTTCTGCCCTTCGGCTCGTATGGCCGGGGTGGATTCCGATGCCCCACCCCACCCGGTGAACGAGTCGGGACATATGAAGACACGATCGATGGACGCACGCTTTTTCGGGGATGTCCTCGGTCGTGAAAGGCAGAGCCCCCCGGCCTCTGGGGGCCGGGGGGCTCTGTGGTGTGACGGTGTGGTCGGCGGGGTCAGTCGTCCTCGTTGCTGCCGTTGAGGCCGCCGAAGATGCCGCCGTTGCCATTGCCGCCGTTGTTGTTTCCGCCTCCGCCGCCGACCGTCTGGAGGGCGATCGTCGTCCCTGCCGGGTCGTCGACCTCCTGGTTGGGGCCGGGGTTCTGGCCGACGACGAGGGCGTTGTCGCTCTGGTCGCTGCCGCCCGCGAACTGGATGGTCGTGAAGCCGGCCTGCGCGAGGATCTGCTTGGCCTGGCCGACCGTCTGGCCGACGACCTGCGGGACCTTGACCTTCTGCTGCTGCTTCTTCTTGCCGATCTGGATGTTCACCGACGAGTTCGGGTCGACGGACGTGCCGGCCTGCGGCGTGGTCTGGATGACCTTGCCGACCTGGTTGTCGTCGTCGGTCTCCACCTCGGTGCAGTTGCCGACCAGGTCGCTGGCCTGCATCTGCTGCTTGGCCGCGTCGCAGCTCTGGCCGAGCACATCCGGGACGGTGGACTTCTCGGCTTCCTTGGCGACGGTGAGGGTGATGGTGGAGCCCTTCTCCACCTCTTCACCCGTGGTGGGGTTCTGCTCCAGGACAGTGCCCGGTTTCTCGGGGGACGTGCGGGTCTTCGTCTCGATCTTGAACTCGTACTTGTCGCCCGCCAGCTTGTCCTTGGCCTCGTCGACACTCAGGCCGGTGACGC
It encodes the following:
- a CDS encoding serine/threonine-protein kinase, encoding MGEVFAGRYELVDPIGRGGVGAVWRAWDHRRRRYVAAKVLLQSDAHSLLRFVREQALRIDHPHVLAPTSWAADDDKVLFTMDLVAGGSLVHLVGDYGPLPPAFVCTLLDQLLAGLAAVHAEGVVHRDVKPANVLLEATGTGRPRLRLSDFGIAMRLGEPRLTETNLVVGTPGYLAPEQMMGAEPDFTADLFAVGLVALYLLEGAKPDSKALIQYFAEQGTPGAPQGIPEPLWQVVATLLQPDPEARFRTATGARKALAAAAELLPEPGPDDELIEIFDQLGPLPRGFAAEGPLERAKGLGLGEERSDSAGRGEEGSRQGEDEGALSVSGAGSAEAYRRHARETSSDPRRAADPSGGSAQPPSMSDTGSFHLPPPQATVTSSPAPGQQAAAPHQQPPVSPYDPTHRLSPAQPLPPVYSGPPLPPAEQYRTDASTASYTARSPQAPQSRPSGQTPSRHRARRPSRPGPPARVAIPVLLLALACYAVGFWALTRI
- a CDS encoding helix-turn-helix domain-containing protein; translated protein: MDAAQQEATARARELQRNWYGEPLGALFRRLIDDLGLNQARLAGVLGLSAPMLSQLMSGQRAKIGNPAVVQRVQLLQDLAGQVADGSVSAAEATERMEEIKKSQGGSVLSNTTQTTSSSGAPTVKRVVREIQSLLRSVAAAGDIIDAADTLAPTHPELAEFLRVYGAGRTSDAVSHYQSHQN
- a CDS encoding DUF5324 family protein, giving the protein MTRIDSVRAATGSAKDSVLHAAEVVAPYADTAKDRAAHYAHEARVRLAPKVTQAAGQARVQYGAHVQPYLEQARTHVPPKVDQAAQEAAERTRKAARQAAEYSRPRIEQAVAAAVPVTTEATARSVAAMAALRGQVSSKEIQKLVRKHERRAKAGKAVKSLLLLGALAGGAFAAWKWWDKQANPDWLVEPPAATEVPESGRLSSVDGTGPSVLDPEVEAKQAEDEAARRDDRS
- a CDS encoding peptidylprolyl isomerase; this encodes MAEQLYATLKTNHGDIEVRLLPNHAPKTVKNFVELAQGEREWTHPETGQKSTDKLYDGTVFHRVISGFMIQGGDPLGNGTGGPGYQFEDEFHPDLRFDKPYLLAMANAGPGTNGSQFFITVSPTAWLNRKHTIFGEVTDAASQKVIDTIATTQTNPRTDRPLNDVVIESVVIETR
- a CDS encoding rhomboid family intramembrane serine protease, with amino-acid sequence MDDQAAGSPQDAHSVPMCYRHPDRETGIRCTRCERPICPECMVNASVGFQCPECVRTGSGTGHSPTAAMPRTIAGGSIAADPRLLTKILIGINLAVFIAVQVHESLLNDIVLLGAWPPAPFTPTQGVAGGEWYRMVTSMFTHQEIWHIAFNMLSLWWLGGPLEAALGRARYLALYFISGLAGSALAYLLASPNTATLGASGAIFGLFGATAVLMRRLNYDMRPIIALLAINLIFTFSPGFNISWQAHIGGLVAGVVVGYAMVHAPRERRALVQYGTCALVLGAVVLLTVLRTAQLT
- the crgA gene encoding cell division protein CrgA → MPKSRIRKKADYTPPPAKQTTAIKLSNRAWVAPVMLAMFLIGLAWIVVFYVTDGSLPIDSLGNWNIVVGFGFIAAGFGVSTQWK
- a CDS encoding DUF881 domain-containing protein encodes the protein MSNSADSPGTGSTPERARRFRPVRVLTAAVFALAGLIFFTSFNTAKGTNIRTDASLLKLSDLIHERSQENGALDETNGALRKDIEALAERDDGSTKAEDDKLSALEKRAGTQKLKGDSLTVTLNDAPPDATAKLPGYPEPQPDYLVIHQQDLQAVVNALWQGGAKGIKVMDQRLISTSAVRCVGNTLILQGRVYSPPYKITAVGDPGKLQKALAASPAIQNYMVYVNVYGLGWKVEENGPVTLPGYSGTVDLRYAKPVEQ
- a CDS encoding class E sortase translates to MRVIVRTVSELCITVGSLIVLFVVYVLFWTGVKADGVMDDQIDLLRKEWSKPRPPAGGPASPGKPAPYAKGRPFAIMYVPRLGFTWNKPVLEGTATGTLKKGLGHYAETAQLGQRGNFAVAGHRRTHGDPFKDFPELRRGDAVVLTDGTTWFTYRIDKGPYKTVPSDIEVIDPVPRTSGYTRSGRYLTLTTCEPEWGHSHRLIVWAHLDSTQPVEAGKPEALRR
- a CDS encoding aminodeoxychorismate/anthranilate synthase component II; the encoded protein is MSARILVVDNYDSFVFNLVQYLYQLGAECEVLRNDEVSTAHAQDGFDGVLLSPGPGTPEQAGVCVDMVRHCADTGVPVFGVCLGMQSMQVAYGGVVDRAPELLHGKTSLVEHGGGGVFAGLPSPFTATRYHSLAAEPATVPAVLEVTARTHDGIVMGLRHRELPVEGVQFHPESVLTEHGHRMLANWLVECGDQGAVTRSAGLAPVVGRASA
- a CDS encoding class E sortase; translated protein: MTALRPERESDTSYGQQSYGVSGAFEDWSGAGGYGASPQGEPYPPGPGPGPGPGPGPQPQSGPRHPGQYASYEPVPEEPYLPPVDEETVALRIPEPPTESGDSVAGSAASSGSRRDGSAQGGRAARRKAAKGRHGRHGGAPDPSSAAQADDGGRSRAPLSRVEARRQARARKPGPAVVASRAIGEVFITTGVLMLLFVTYQLWWTNVRAHAQAGKEASSLQNDWASGKRNPGAFEPGQGFAILHIPKLDVVVPIAEGTNSKGVLDRGMVGHYAEGALKTAMPGDKTGNFGLAGHRNTHGEPFRYINKLAPGDPIVVETQDEYFVYKMASILPVTPPSNTSVLNPVPTGSGFTKPGRYITLTTCTPEFTSKYRMIVWGKMVEERPRSKGKPDALVS
- a CDS encoding class E sortase, with amino-acid sequence MAATTDTDHEKHTGAASRPPAARRRPGPFAMAVSFFGELLITAGLVLGLFVVYSLWWTNVVADRAAGKQADKVREDWAHGRGGPGALDTRNGIGFLHVPAMRNGEVLVEKGTSNKILNDGVAGYYTDPVKATLPMSGKDGNFSLAAHRDGHGAAFHNIDKIEKGDPIVFETKDKWYVYKTYAILPETSKYNVKVLSPVPMESGRKKPGRYITLTTCTPLYTSTYRYIVWGELERVEKVDADRTPPKELG
- a CDS encoding restriction endonuclease, producing the protein MINETALLESQTLRGSVLDRTDVLDRVKALSLLPDGMHVTTAMVASYFSVTVEVIRALVHDHRAELEASGYRVLTGTELSDFKQLSGIQSRTRSLALFPRRAVLNIAMLLRDSDVARQVRVYLLDMEYLARTQPVENFVPADAASLDARIDQRITHILGRTVVPLFNALIETSGEHRRELTALRAGVQRIEKRLQQHHTRLQRLEAPREGRPLAGVMAAMDAMNGREFEEHVAELLRRDGCTNVVVQGGGRDRGIDITALTADGRRIVVQCKRFAPHLSITSPEIQKFLGAAKVLHDSEVALFVATCPYTRDALNIAAESGITAVHRGLLEEWSAGAALTVLE